From Amycolatopsis sp. cg9, one genomic window encodes:
- a CDS encoding N-acetyltransferase family protein: protein MIRDATTLDAAACAAIYAPYVTDTVISFETEAPGTAEMARRITAAHAWFVLEDDGHLAGYAYATPFAARAAYQWSCETSIYLERGRRRTGAGRALYETLFARLRERGFRRAFAGMTLPNEASAGLHRALGFEPAGTYRRVGWKHGAWHDVAWVQRDLDATEGCTSPPTELT, encoded by the coding sequence ATGATTCGCGACGCCACCACCCTCGACGCCGCCGCCTGCGCGGCCATCTATGCGCCCTACGTCACCGACACCGTCATCTCCTTCGAAACCGAGGCGCCGGGCACCGCCGAAATGGCCCGCCGCATCACCGCGGCCCACGCCTGGTTCGTCCTCGAAGACGACGGCCACCTCGCCGGCTACGCCTACGCCACCCCCTTCGCCGCCCGCGCCGCCTACCAATGGTCCTGCGAGACGAGCATCTACCTCGAACGCGGCCGCCGCCGCACCGGAGCCGGGCGCGCCCTGTACGAAACGCTCTTCGCGCGGCTGCGCGAGCGCGGGTTCCGCCGCGCGTTCGCCGGCATGACGCTGCCGAACGAAGCGAGCGCCGGGCTGCACCGCGCCCTCGGCTTCGAACCGGCGGGCACCTACCGCCGCGTCGGCTGGAAGCACGGCGCCTGGCACGACGTCGCCTGGGTCCAGCGCGACCTTGACGCAACCGAAGGTTGCACATCGCCGCCGACCGAGCTAACGTGA
- a CDS encoding SRPBCC domain-containing protein, with translation MDHGTLERELHIDATPDVVFDVVSNPEHVREWWPDEAEYPVEPGGEGHIAFDGHPVRFTVVDAIPPKLFSFRWTHSEGETATPGNSFLVVFELEPTATGTRLRMTETGFRERGWDEAKIAAEYADHESGWDHFLPRLPACAAQAGATR, from the coding sequence ATGGACCACGGAACCCTCGAACGCGAACTCCACATCGACGCCACCCCCGACGTCGTCTTCGACGTCGTCAGCAACCCCGAACACGTCCGCGAATGGTGGCCCGACGAAGCCGAATACCCCGTCGAACCCGGGGGAGAAGGCCACATCGCCTTCGACGGCCACCCCGTCCGCTTCACCGTCGTCGACGCCATCCCCCCGAAACTCTTCTCCTTCCGCTGGACCCACTCCGAAGGGGAGACCGCCACACCCGGCAACTCCTTCCTCGTCGTCTTCGAACTCGAACCCACCGCCACCGGCACCCGCCTGCGGATGACCGAAACCGGCTTCCGCGAACGCGGCTGGGACGAAGCCAAGATCGCCGCCGAATACGCCGACCACGAAAGCGGCTGGGACCACTTCCTGCCCCGCCTGCCCGCCTGCGCCGCCCAAGCGGGAGCCACCCGGTGA
- a CDS encoding ArsR/SmtB family transcription factor: MSTAVDDDLWSAIGDPTRRRMLDLLLSQGRGTATSLSEHLPVTRQAVAKHLAVLDRVGLVRAQAEGREKQFHVDETQLARAVAQLADVGNAWDARLRRIKQIAETIERKK, translated from the coding sequence GTGAGCACCGCCGTGGACGACGACCTCTGGTCGGCCATCGGCGACCCAACCCGCCGCCGCATGCTCGACCTCCTGCTCAGCCAAGGCCGGGGGACCGCGACCAGCCTCAGCGAACACCTCCCGGTGACCCGCCAAGCCGTCGCCAAGCACCTCGCCGTCCTCGACCGCGTCGGCCTCGTGCGCGCCCAGGCCGAAGGACGCGAAAAGCAGTTCCACGTCGACGAAACCCAGCTCGCCCGCGCCGTCGCCCAGCTCGCCGACGTCGGCAACGCCTGGGACGCCCGGCTCCGCCGCATCAAGCAGATCGCCGAAACCATCGAACGGAAGAAGTAG
- a CDS encoding helix-turn-helix domain-containing protein codes for MTDPLSARLAATVHATRTSRGLSAAALAERSGVSRAMIGKIERGDVQPTAALLAKLSDALGLTLSELIARAEGDERRLVRAAEQPVWVDPDTGYRRRAVSPAGGRPLELVEVELPPGAEVPMAAGTYAFLHQQIWVLAGRLRFREGAQLHELAAGDCLQLGAPADCVFANPGVLPCRYLVALVKHAT; via the coding sequence ATGACCGATCCCCTGTCCGCCCGTTTGGCGGCGACCGTGCACGCGACCCGCACGTCCCGTGGCCTTTCGGCCGCGGCGCTGGCCGAGCGGTCGGGGGTGTCGCGCGCGATGATCGGCAAGATCGAGCGGGGTGACGTGCAGCCGACGGCGGCGTTGCTGGCGAAGCTGTCGGACGCGCTGGGCCTGACGCTGTCGGAGCTGATCGCGCGCGCCGAAGGCGACGAGCGACGGCTGGTGCGTGCGGCGGAGCAGCCGGTGTGGGTGGACCCGGACACCGGGTACCGCCGCCGCGCGGTCTCCCCCGCCGGCGGCCGGCCGCTGGAGCTGGTGGAGGTCGAACTGCCCCCGGGTGCCGAGGTGCCGATGGCGGCCGGGACGTATGCGTTCCTGCACCAGCAGATCTGGGTGCTGGCCGGGCGGTTGCGGTTCCGCGAGGGCGCCCAGCTGCACGAACTGGCCGCCGGGGACTGCCTGCAGCTGGGGGCGCCGGCGGACTGCGTGTTCGCGAACCCGGGTGTGCTCCCCTGCCGGTACCTGGTGGCGCTGGTCAAGCACGCCACCTGA